A region from the Brachyspira hampsonii genome encodes:
- a CDS encoding Panacea domain-containing protein, with translation MNNKKYETIVHYIINSCDDIRKLGSIKLNKILFFSDIEMFIRKNKTITNDKYIKRQFGPVPKKILTILLSLEEKKKISIRKPSKNRLDNTTLYFSLTDDIDLDIMTAEEVSILEHYLKLICDNYTAREISNISHNKIWELADMGEEIPIYAIHAAQAEEINIDDIEALSEAL, from the coding sequence ATGAATAATAAAAAATACGAAACAATAGTTCATTACATAATAAATAGCTGTGATGATATTAGAAAATTAGGAAGTATTAAATTAAACAAGATATTGTTTTTTTCTGATATAGAAATGTTTATAAGAAAAAATAAAACTATTACCAATGATAAATATATAAAAAGACAGTTTGGACCTGTTCCTAAAAAAATATTAACTATTTTATTAAGCTTGGAAGAGAAGAAAAAAATTTCAATAAGAAAACCATCAAAAAATAGACTTGATAATACTACGCTTTATTTTAGTCTAACAGATGATATTGATTTAGATATTATGACTGCTGAAGAAGTTTCTATATTGGAGCATTATTTAAAATTGATATGCGATAATTACACAGCAAGAGAAATAAGTAATATATCGCATAATAAAATATGGGAATTAGCTGATATGGGAGAAGAAATTCCTATTTATGCAATACATGCTGCTCAAGCAGAAGAAATTAATATTGATGATATAGAGGCATTAAGTGAAGCATTATAG